In one window of Gopherus evgoodei ecotype Sinaloan lineage chromosome 9, rGopEvg1_v1.p, whole genome shotgun sequence DNA:
- the LOC115657800 gene encoding putative P2Y purinoceptor 10, which yields MPSHISSGNCTDPHMGFQSSLYATTYTIIFIPGLLANSTALWVLCRFIRKKNKAVIFMINLAVADLAHVLSLPLRVYYYINHTWPFGSFLCQLCFYLKYLNMYASICFLTCISIQRYLFLLHPFKAKDWKSKYDVTISAVVWIIVGAACSPVPILRSPTLSNNTNTCFADLGVKQMTMGASITSVTIAELLGFVVPLVIIAYCTWKMRHSLQECQVPLQQRNEKEKALRMILMCAAVFFICFTPYHINFPLFMMVKQNVITNCAIRKSTLHFHPVSLCLASLNCCLDPILYYFITSEFQNKLLRCSGFALRSCLVDKETDSPFQESSDDIKTQKTFSCFKFQSLPKLWSNKYTETPPAEPEELLLQ from the coding sequence ATGCCGAGCCACATATCTTCAGGAAACTGCACTGATCCTCATATGGGATTTCAGTCCTCCCTATACGCAACCACTTACACCATAATATTCATACCAGGTCTTCTGGCAAACAGTACTGCATTATGGGTTTTATGTCGCTTCatcaggaagaaaaacaaagctGTTATTTTTATGATTAATTTGGCTGTAGCTGATCTTGCACATGTTCTCTCATTACCTCTTCGAGTGTATTATTATATAAACCACACGTGGCCTTTTGGGAGTTTCCTTTGCCAGTTATGTTTCTACCTGAAATATCTCAACATGTATGCAAGCATTTGTTTCCTTACCTGCATAAGCATTCAAAGGTACCTTTTCCTCCTCCATCCATTCAAAGCCAAAGACTGGAAGAGCAAGTATGATGTCACCATTAGTGCTGTTGTGTGGATCATCGTTGGGGCTGCTTGCTCACCAGTTCCAATCCTGAGAAGTCCTACCTTATCCAACAATACAAACACCTGCTTTGCAGATCTTGGAGTGAAGCAAATGACTATGGGAGCTTCTATTACTTCAGTAACAATAGCTGAATTATTAGGGTTTGTGGTCCCCCTAGTTATTATTGCATACTGCACTTGGAAAATGAGACACTCTCTACAGGAATGTCAAGTGCCCTTGCAACAGAGAAATGAGAAAGAGAAAGCTTTACGGATGATTCTGATGTGTGCAGCTGTATTCTTCATATGTTTCACACCATATCATATAAACTTTCCTTTATTTATGATGGTGAAACAGAATGTTATTACAAACTGCGCCATACGCAAAAGCACTCTTCATTTTCATCCAGTTTCTTTATGTCTTGCAAGTTTGAACTGCTGTCTGGATCCAATCCTCTACTACTTTATCACATCAGAGTTTCAGAACAAATTATTGCGATGTAGCGGCTTTGCCCTCAGGAGTTGTCTCGTGGACAAAGAGACTGACTCACCTTTCCAAGAAAGCAGCGatgatattaaaacacaaaaaacttTTTCATGTTTTAAATTTCAGTCTCTTCCAAAACTCTGGTCAAATAAATACACAGAAACTCCTCCAGCTGAACCAGAGGAGCTTTTATTACAATAA